The segment ctttcattaccataatgATTcccattaccatagtggttccctTCATTACCATTGTTGTTTTCAATCCCGCTATTtcagctgttttaataaaaaaaacctgtaatactagtgtacgtgcgcagggggtctctgaagttaGTTTCAGGtcggggaaccccctgcttcccgagatacaggccctgtcatgatgtgccggtatccccatgcaatgtttaaatgtcccgcgtcacgtgaccgggaaatTTAAACAcgtaggagatactggcaccccatatctgggtccGTGTCTCGGGAATCAAGGCGTCCCCAAACCTGAAATCAACTCGGTTgtgctctggaaaccccctgctcacgcacactagtattaacatttttattaaagcagtgcgatcacctgtgagagttgtgcagggagaggcggctctctctgtgcagctctctatgcagccgGGCCCGATCGCACGGGGAGACCTTTGGGAGAGGCTGAGATGAGGTTTCCTGCTTTGCGAGCGGTTTAGGCATTTTCCTGCTGCACGGTTTGAGAAgtgttcagattctttctgaataccgagataactcaactgacaaaccATATGGCGAGAACATGTCAAACCTTGCGATGTAGCAGCGAACtcattgaggctactagaataggccccatagtgcaaacaagcacttcagacatgaatgtaacaataggaaagggagtccctgtcccaaagagctatATATTTTTACCCATGTAGCCATGGGACTTTAATAAATGACTCACACGATCTCTGCAGTGTTTTAGAGTCTAATATCTATGGAGGCCGGGAGAAGCTGTAAACACATTTATGAAACATAGAAAAGACTGGAAGCTAATTGGACTGGAAGAATATAATGCAGAATAATCCCTTACTGTGTGTAGTGATAGGGGGTTAACCAGGTcactaataaaggcattatacacgGCTGGTTAACACTAAAtcgtgttgggactgaaggggttaattgtctGTACACCGCAATGaccttttttcccctccaccatctttaatgtccccattttgcagctcaaaaCCTAGCTGCAGCTATGTGAATATGTGTAAAATGTGCCAATTGTATTTGAGACACAAGAGGGGCTAACTCGCGCTTGGAAAGAGCTAgtactctaatttttggagtgcagctaagtaaaaagaaaccatagcCATACATATAAGGTGTATAATTgtggcataagcagaacatacttttataaataaactgtattgtctttgtgttttaaaatgtacagtcaGGTAGCTTTTCCTGCCGGTCCAGTAATAAATCCTTTTACATGTAAATATGTCAAAggtgaatgaactgagggatttctcatctccgtacttcaTAGACACCCTGGGCAGTCAGTGCCTcagtgtctatgagaagtccggagttgaaaagcctcagagaccctaggtgttaagaCGGCCACGAAATTGTTAAGAACCAGAAACCGGTCCAACATATGGGCTGTTCACAACTTGTGGCCAGATCCCAGACTTGCTGTCGCCAGGTAGAAGGTTGAGCCCGGTAAgctaagtagctcaggtgtcACGTTGGCACATGCTCATAGCAAcctgggaagcaacttctgctatctgcaaggtactggcaagtctgggataggtgggagaaCTATTCCCATGGGAGGGATTGGTTgtgcatgttaggtataggaccctttaccctataaagatgcctgctgCCCAGTCCCTGTTAGTACCATCTGAAGATTTCATCGGATTCaccaagttccagcgtcagcggttccggagtgtgagtgGTTAAttatatcgtaaccaaggattgtaCCGCACTGCATGCATGctggggtgcccagagactttgtttcattccaaggacatttgattttgttccctgtacccagtaagtgttttattaagtgtaattgtgcaAGATTTGTATGTTTGtccgaaaataaataaattacaatttattttgcccgccttgttgtgctcagtctagaatcccggtattaatgtatgtataagtcttggtctcctgtgacactgtGCTGTGCATAAGGGACACAATCTTTGTGTTTGCACGTGTTGTACATGAATATTACTTGCAGTTTATTGTTTCTCATTTCAGATATCTACACTAACATTACACCAGTGTCATGGAGATAAGTCTTCTTTTCAAAGCCCTCGGCTTCATTCTCCTGCTAGTGATAGGAATTCCTGGAAATGTCTTCATTCTATTGAAATTTACCTATATCAAGTTTATAGAGAAGAAACTCATGCCAGCCAGCATCATCCTGGTGACCCTGGCACTAACAAATCTTCTTGTGGTTATCTCCCGTATCATCCCCCAAACACTAGATGCTTTAGGAGTGGAGAATTTACTAGATGACACAGAGTGTAAACTTGTCCTTCTCACCTACAGAGTGAGTAGATCCATGTCTATCTGTCTCACTACTTTGCTTAGCTGTCACCAATGCATGCTCATCGGTCCAAAGACTAGATATTGGACTTACATCAAGACAATCATAACTCAGAATATATGTTTCATTGTTATACTGCTCTTTTGTTTTAATATGTCTTTAACATCGTCCACTATTTTGTATTCACGGAAAAGAATAAATTCTACAACCTCGCCATACACGCTACATTTGGTGTATTGTGATGTTGACTTTTTGACCTATGTCTCTTACTTTATATATTTACTGATATCCATAATACGAGAGATCCTGTTTGTGGTGCTGATGACCCTGTCCAGCGGCTACATGGTGTCTGTGTTGCACCAGCATGGGAAATCAATGAAAGGCATGCGCAGCTCCAATAGGGGCCAAAATAAGACAGTTGAATACAAGGCCTCCATGGCGATCATCTTGCTGGTTGCACTTTATGTGGTCTTGTTTGGCATAGATAACTCCATATGGATCTACTCCCTATCGCCGTCCTCTGTGATCCCTGCAATGAATGAAACTCGGATATTTCTTGCTGCCTCTTACTCTGCCCTGAGTCCTATTATTATCATTGCCACGAACCCCAAACTACACCGGGGGATGAATAATCCATGTAAGAAGCTGACAGAGTTGCAAAAAGGAGATACACAAAAGAGGGTTATTGTCAACTGTGCTAGTCAAAACATTATAAATAACATTTCTGCATAGAGGCACATTTGCCTAATAACAGATGTACGGTAAGTACCAACTTGTAAATAATTAGGATTTAACATTACACATAGTATACTAGAACATACTATATTAGTGGATATCTGGAAGGCTGAACGTATGTAGATAACTAATCAAAAATGATCTCTCCTACGTTAACTGTACACCATATGCGTACATATAAGTCCAAAGGATGCATGATAATTTCCACAAAGACACTAACCATTGCTCTTACTCAAGTAACCAGTGACATTTATATTTCTAAACTTCAAAATCCATTATTCTGCTCTCTTGACCATTTTACTGACTGTTGACCGGTTCCTTCTCCTTCACAGTCCTTACTCTTGTGATGCTGTATGAAATCTCTAACACACTTCTCTTATACATTGTCTATTAAAGTGCACAAGTACTAGCATTAAAAATAATTGTTTGGTGTTCTCTATTCAGATGACAATCACATACCTGTATATGCATCTGTTTCAGATGTGTGTCTGGGTGATTTGGCACCAACATGTTGCTGTACATGTATGCTTTGGATTGTCTTTTGTATCTTATGAAAGGTCCGTGTTGGACCTGAAATGTTGCACTCAACACTGTTcttaaataaatgaaaataattgCAAAAGACTTTTCTAAGTAGCGCTATACTTTGTACTATTTGGGGGGGGTAATCCTGTTTTATATTGAGTGTTTTTCCAGATGTGACACTGTTCCCAGTTTCTGTCTGGATCTTATAAGTCACCTCATATTCAACGGGTCCTAttaaatatgctgtgaagctgtctTACCCTCGCTGTGGAAGATTTCAGCTTAAATTTCAATACAGGCGatgtcttcacagcatattgaataggggctaATGTGTACAAAAATACAGCTCCTCATCTTTCCTTATACACCAGAGCCGACTGCCTTCTTCTCCAGTATAATACGTCAGTTAGCATAAGAGATGTTATATTGGTTCCTCTCTCATCTTCCCATATTCTTTTTAAAGTTGATACTGTACTTTCTCTGCAACATTGATAGTACAGTAGCTGCAACATTTCCATAACGATGTTCAATACTGTAGCTTTAAAAATAACAATGACTACACTAATAATATACTTGATTGCCACCTGTACAATTGATTTATAGCTACCATTCTGATTTTTATCTTAAAACATATCATTAAGAGTGCAAACTCTTTGGGTCATATGTTTCTCCCTGTATTATGCTTATGTCTCTTTCTTTTATCCAGGAATTTGTTTTGACTGTGAATACTAGAAATCACAGAGCACATGGCTAGTGCTGAATATACATGCAAAAGTAATACATCTTAAATTGTATATAATGAACTACTTGAACAAAGCACTTTGGTAATTGCATAATTGCATTTGCAACACTTAGCAATTGATCTCTTATAGAACTAATTCTTTGGCTTCTGCACTTAGCACCGAACATATGCATTGTTCATGGTGAAAAATCTTTCTCTGTAGGTTATTGTAATGGGCAAGCCTGTTACCAAATCCTACTGCAGGTCTGTTGGATGTCGGCCATCAAGGAGTTCATCCCTGTCTGGGGGATTTACAAGACTACCTGGGAAGTAAAGGTTTAAAAGGAGGCGGACGTGCAGCCCAAGAAGTTGCTGTTCCTTGATTGCAGAAAGACACTGGATCTTACGCTCCGTgtcaagaaaaagtttgtgaaccctttaggagtttcacatatttcaaaaataaaatattattagatcttaatctaagtcctaataatagataaagataacctgaacaAATGGCACAAAAACATGACacgttttcaacatttatttatccacaaatgattcaacattcaatatccatgtgcgaaaaagtatgtgaacctttagattcagtaccccttgagcagcaatgacttcaactaagcgttgcCTGTTACTGCTAATCAGCCTCTCACATAAGTTTTGCAGAATGTTGGAACATGTTATTCAGTCAATTCACAGaggtttcatggacagatagagttggaaaattgggtacaggggataaacgtttgtgagtttcagattgttatagagcagcttcaacatcacattaacatcaccaaacatcagcaaacggctcacaccctttggcagcCCTTCCGCTGCGCCAAAGGTTATCCGCCTTTGGGgaaacgcagatgtacactgggtgGTTGAGATTAATGCAGCTGtaaatacaaagttctttgtgtcctcttggctcattaacattccagtgggtggggttgacgttccacaaagtacaagcaaatgttaacacttagcacgctggtcctgtgcaaagggtaacagctcttggggagcaccatcaggctgtccgccttttgGGCAAAGCAGATGTACACTaagtggttgagattcaatgcagctgtgcaTAGCGGTcatggctgggattgcaagctgattttagttccaggacgtctGGTGCTATGTCCCGGTGAAGCAATTTCAAGTCCTCCATAGGGAAAGGAGTGGTGGCACCTGGAActtcatgctgatttgagttccaggacattttggcttagtcccggtcaactaaaaaCACTTGTTTTATGTTCTATTTTAGTTagcaaagttttgtttttttcccaggTCCCAAGTAAGTCTCTTCTTTTGTAGTTTGTGTATTATTAtgtgtatgccttttcctgcgaataaatttacaatttatttcactttacctgtttttcctcaatgtatgatcctggtaaaaaggtgtaaatgcctggtctcctgtgacaaacgCAAGCTATTTCAATCTTAAGATAGATTTTAAAGAGTAGAAAGGCAATGAAAACCTTGAGTGCCATCCGCTCAGGGGCTGGGTCCCAGGGAGTTTAGGTCAGCAGCAGTGTTGATAATTCTGTTTCAGCATTGTATAAATTGTTACATTATAATCATTGTTTTTCCATGAGAGATACAAAGCTTGGATAAACTCTCGGGAGCTTGTGACACACGATGCACATTGTACCTGTCATACGGCCTGTCATACGATTAGAGACGATAAGTATGGATACACGATGATCAGAAAGCATGTACCACAGTGCACCCTAAACACATTTATCTTAGACTCTGCATGACCCAAATATCCAACAGGCAGAGTCAAAGGCCCATGTTACTTGAGGGCCTCAACCCACAAAAAGTTAATGACCCCCattgtttgtttttcttctttttttatttttcaactgTCCCTTCTGACATTCATTACTGAC is part of the Ascaphus truei isolate aAscTru1 chromosome 9, aAscTru1.hap1, whole genome shotgun sequence genome and harbors:
- the LOC142503265 gene encoding olfactory receptor class A-like protein 1, with the translated sequence MEISLLFKALGFILLLVIGIPGNVFILLKFTYIKFIEKKLMPASIILVTLALTNLLVVISRIIPQTLDALGVENLLDDTECKLVLLTYRVSRSMSICLTTLLSCHQCMLIGPKTRYWTYIKTIITQNICFIVILLFCFNMSLTSSTILYSRKRINSTTSPYTLHLVYCDVDFLTYVSYFIYLLISIIREILFVVLMTLSSGYMVSVLHQHGKSMKGMRSSNRGQNKTVEYKASMAIILLVALYVVLFGIDNSIWIYSLSPSSVIPAMNETRIFLAASYSALSPIIIIATNPKLQITYLYMHLFQMCVWVIWHQHVAVHVCFGLSFVSYERNGDGNDHKHIHTTTTKQLNLHSLEQ